A region of Bacteroidota bacterium DNA encodes the following proteins:
- the rnc gene encoding ribonuclease III, producing the protein MQITGLRPINLSCYQQALRHHSISTKIHNSGSKDSNERLEYLGDAVLNAVIAEYLFKKYPYKDEGFLTELRSKIVSRVSLNDLALKIGLSKLVEYDKKSMQNINLRNSIFGNALEAFIGAVFLDKGFKKCKYFIIEKLLRYHIDVDKLQQTESNFKGRLIEHCQKSNINLEFIVEELTHGKQKIYKVNVVIEGQMIGDAEHTNKKQAEQMASQKAIANLNNLNTPSLAISEPEEEEVNNEPNT; encoded by the coding sequence GTGCAAATTACTGGTTTACGACCCATTAATTTGAGTTGTTACCAACAGGCTTTGCGCCACCATTCTATATCCACAAAAATTCACAATAGTGGCAGTAAGGATAGTAATGAAAGATTAGAATACCTGGGTGATGCTGTTTTAAACGCTGTTATTGCAGAATACTTATTTAAAAAATACCCTTACAAAGACGAAGGTTTTTTAACTGAATTACGCTCCAAAATTGTAAGCAGGGTAAGTTTAAATGACCTAGCGCTGAAAATTGGCTTAAGTAAATTAGTAGAGTATGATAAAAAAAGCATGCAAAACATCAATTTACGTAACAGTATTTTTGGTAATGCATTAGAAGCTTTTATTGGTGCTGTTTTTTTAGATAAAGGATTTAAAAAATGTAAATACTTTATCATTGAAAAATTACTCCGTTACCATATTGATGTAGATAAACTACAACAAACAGAAAGCAATTTCAAAGGTCGTTTAATAGAACACTGCCAAAAATCAAATATAAATTTAGAGTTTATCGTAGAGGAATTAACCCATGGCAAACAAAAAATTTATAAGGTAAATGTAGTAATTGAAGGTCAAATGATTGGCGATGCAGAGCATACCAATAAAAAACAAGCTGAACAAATGGCTTCGCAAAAAGCCATTGCTAACTTAAATAATCTGAATACACCTTCTTTAGCTATTAGCGAACCAGAAGAAGAAGAGGTAAATAACGAACCCAATACTTAA